One segment of Dolichospermum sp. DET69 DNA contains the following:
- a CDS encoding type II toxin-antitoxin system HicA family toxin: MSERVRRMTARQVENILRQYGFELISQKGSHRKWRNEELGLQVIVPEHKGRTLPIGTLLSIVQGAKIPESEWRG; the protein is encoded by the coding sequence ATGAGTGAGCGAGTTCGTCGCATGACTGCGAGACAGGTTGAAAATATCCTGAGACAATATGGATTTGAACTTATTTCTCAAAAAGGTAGTCATCGCAAATGGAGAAATGAAGAGTTAGGGTTACAAGTAATTGTTCCTGAACATAAAGGACGGACTTTACCTATTGGCACATTATTAAGCATTGTTCAAGGAGCAAAAATTCCTGAGTCTGAATGGAGAGGTTAA
- a CDS encoding type II toxin-antitoxin system HicB family antitoxin, whose product MKWRVILESDIETGDWAIWCPELPGCTSAGETEEEALENIKEAIQLYLQPDLIKLSPGAIAREITV is encoded by the coding sequence ATGAAATGGCGTGTGATTCTTGAATCAGATATAGAAACAGGAGATTGGGCTATATGGTGTCCAGAATTACCAGGTTGTACTTCAGCCGGTGAAACTGAAGAAGAAGCTTTAGAAAATATTAAAGAAGCTATTCAACTATATTTACAGCCAGATTTAATTAAGTTATCTCCTGGTGCAATTGCAAGGGAGATCACTGTCTAA
- a CDS encoding aminotransferase class I/II-fold pyridoxal phosphate-dependent enzyme, with the protein MPNQNQTPLIDALKACTTRPHSPFYTPGHKRGMGISPILTDLLGKEVFRADLTELAELDNLFTPQSVILAAQELAAEAFGAEKTWFLVNGSTCGIEAAILATCRTGDKIILPRNVHSSVISGLILSGAIPIFIYPAYNSDLDIAHSITPESLKTALAKHPDAKAVLIVYPTYNGVCGDLPAIAHLTHQYNIPLIVDEAHGAHFHFHPDLPTSALTAGADLTVQSIHKTLGAMTQASMLHIQGNRIDIDRVNKALQLVQSTSPSFILLASLDAARQQMAIDGKKLLSQTLELANKARNEINQIPGLSILQSSNFLKLDQTRLTVNVSQLGITGFTAEDLINEMGVTPEFSSLENLIFIISIGNTESDIQHLIQALFNLTQVKPLISECQPCKNRNNDMIAHFMCISPREAFFADSETLPIEKTPERICAEIICPYPPGIPVLMPGELITKTALEYLQEIQKIGGFITGCADETLQTIKVVKV; encoded by the coding sequence ATGCCAAATCAAAACCAAACCCCCCTGATAGATGCCTTAAAAGCCTGTACAACCCGACCTCATTCACCGTTTTACACCCCAGGACATAAACGCGGTATGGGCATTTCCCCAATTTTAACCGATTTATTAGGTAAAGAAGTTTTCCGCGCTGACTTAACAGAATTAGCAGAATTGGATAATTTATTCACACCCCAAAGTGTAATTCTCGCAGCGCAAGAACTAGCAGCAGAGGCTTTTGGGGCTGAAAAAACATGGTTTTTAGTTAATGGTTCTACCTGCGGAATTGAAGCCGCAATTCTTGCTACTTGCAGAACGGGAGATAAAATTATTCTCCCACGAAATGTCCATTCTTCCGTAATTTCTGGATTAATTCTTTCTGGGGCAATTCCTATTTTTATTTATCCTGCATACAACTCAGATTTAGATATTGCTCATAGTATTACACCAGAATCTTTAAAAACAGCATTAGCAAAACATCCAGATGCCAAAGCCGTGCTGATAGTTTATCCTACTTATAATGGTGTTTGTGGAGATTTGCCAGCGATCGCACACCTTACCCATCAATATAATATCCCTCTCATTGTAGATGAAGCACATGGCGCACATTTCCATTTTCATCCTGATTTACCTACCTCAGCTTTAACCGCAGGTGCAGATTTAACAGTCCAATCAATTCATAAAACATTGGGGGCAATGACACAAGCATCAATGTTACATATTCAAGGAAATAGAATTGATATTGATAGAGTTAATAAAGCTTTGCAATTAGTTCAATCTACCAGTCCTAGTTTTATTCTTTTAGCATCTTTAGATGCTGCACGTCAACAAATGGCAATAGATGGAAAAAAACTGCTTTCCCAAACATTGGAACTGGCAAATAAAGCCAGAAATGAAATTAATCAAATTCCTGGTTTATCAATTTTACAATCTTCCAATTTTTTAAAATTAGATCAAACTCGCTTAACAGTGAATGTTTCTCAACTAGGGATTACCGGATTTACCGCTGAAGACTTAATTAATGAAATGGGTGTAACTCCTGAATTTTCATCTTTAGAAAATCTCATTTTTATTATTAGTATCGGTAACACAGAAAGCGATATTCAACATCTAATTCAAGCATTGTTTAATCTTACCCAAGTCAAACCATTGATATCTGAGTGTCAACCGTGTAAGAATAGAAACAATGATATGATTGCTCATTTTATGTGCATTTCTCCTCGTGAGGCTTTTTTTGCTGATAGTGAAACCCTCCCTATAGAGAAAACCCCAGAACGGATTTGTGCAGAAATTATTTGTCCCTATCCTCCAGGAATTCCGGTATTAATGCCAGGAGAACTAATTACAAAAACAGCTTTAGAATATTTGCAAGAAATACAGAAAATTGGTGGTTTTATTACAGGTTGTGCAGATGAAACTTTGCAAACTATAAAAGTTGTGAAAGTATAG
- a CDS encoding DUF1993 domain-containing protein has translation MTISMYQALVPPIIRALNNLMAILEKGAAHAEAKKIEPSILITSRLYPDMLPLVRQVQIASDIARRGAARLAELEAPQMEDTETTFPELIARLQKTVAYLETLTPEQIDGTEEKSISLAIGKETMNFEGLPYVLYFILPNVYFHVTTAYNILRHCGVEIGKRDFLGNP, from the coding sequence ATGACTATTTCTATGTATCAAGCCTTAGTGCCACCAATCATTCGCGCTCTCAATAATCTCATGGCCATTCTGGAAAAGGGTGCTGCACACGCAGAAGCTAAGAAAATAGAGCCGTCAATACTGATCACTAGCCGACTCTATCCTGATATGTTGCCGTTAGTGCGACAAGTGCAAATTGCTTCTGATATTGCTAGAAGAGGTGCAGCTAGACTGGCCGAATTGGAAGCCCCCCAAATGGAAGACACTGAAACTACCTTTCCTGAGCTTATCGCTCGTCTTCAAAAAACCGTCGCTTATCTGGAAACATTAACACCAGAGCAAATTGATGGTACAGAGGAAAAGTCAATTTCTCTAGCAATAGGTAAAGAAACCATGAATTTTGAGGGATTACCCTATGTACTTTACTTTATTCTGCCTAATGTCTATTTTCATGTTACTACTGCTTATAACATTCTCAGACATTGTGGTGTAGAAATTGGTAAGCGGGATTTCCTTGGTAATCCTTAA
- a CDS encoding ABC-F family ATP-binding cassette domain-containing protein → MSIVTLQSVKKDFGIKELLKDASFSLDPNDKVGLIGTNGSGKSTLLKMIARLESIDSGQILVNSGAKIVYLPQQPDMDENHTVLEQVFADSGEQMNLVKEYEELSDKLAHYPDDGQLMSRLSTVMERMDATGAWEVETNAKIILTKLGIVDFDVKVGTLSGGYRKRIALAAALISEPDLLLMDEPTNHLDALSVEWLQSYLNRYRGALLLITHDRYFLDKVTNRIIEIDRGDIYNYTGNYSYYLEKKALAEESAVSTQRKHQGLLRKELEWLKKGPKARSTKQKARIDRAHALRDTEFKDINGKVDISTVGRRIGKKVIDLKNVSKGYNNRTLIHDFTYEFSPEDRIGIIGGNGAGKSTLMDIMTARIKPDSGTVEIGTTIHIGYFNQHSEELLTAVNEDQRVIDYIKEEGEFIQISDGTKITASQMLERFLFPGNQQYAPINKLSGGEKRRLYLLRILISAPNVLILDEPTNDLDVQTLAVLEDYLEDFNGCVIVVSHDRYFLDRTVDRIFALEEGGGLRQYPGNYSIYLDYKKAEESHSLRGVAIQQETQKTVIVEKVISPVIETKKVRRLSNWERRELEELEEKIAKLEANKTAAEKKLATVAGNFSQVQKLYEEVETLKKNIDSATERWLELAEME, encoded by the coding sequence ATGAGCATTGTTACACTTCAATCAGTCAAAAAAGATTTTGGCATTAAAGAACTTTTAAAAGATGCTAGTTTTAGTCTTGATCCTAATGATAAAGTTGGTTTAATTGGCACTAATGGTTCTGGTAAATCAACTTTATTAAAAATGATTGCTAGACTAGAATCAATTGATAGTGGGCAAATTTTAGTTAATTCTGGGGCAAAAATTGTTTACTTGCCTCAACAGCCAGATATGGACGAAAATCACACTGTTTTAGAACAGGTATTTGCTGACAGTGGTGAACAAATGAACCTCGTCAAAGAGTATGAAGAATTATCTGATAAATTGGCACATTATCCTGATGATGGTCAATTGATGTCCCGTCTTTCTACTGTGATGGAGCGCATGGATGCGACTGGGGCATGGGAAGTAGAAACCAATGCCAAAATCATTTTAACAAAATTAGGAATTGTTGATTTTGATGTGAAAGTTGGCACATTATCAGGAGGATATCGCAAGCGGATTGCTTTAGCAGCAGCCTTGATATCAGAACCTGATTTATTGTTAATGGATGAACCAACAAACCATCTTGATGCTTTGTCTGTGGAATGGCTACAAAGTTATTTAAATCGCTATCGTGGCGCACTTTTATTAATTACTCATGATCGGTATTTTTTAGATAAAGTTACTAATAGAATTATTGAAATTGATCGAGGTGATATTTACAATTATACGGGTAATTATTCCTATTATCTAGAAAAGAAAGCTTTAGCTGAAGAATCGGCTGTCAGCACTCAACGTAAACATCAAGGGCTTTTACGAAAGGAATTAGAATGGTTGAAAAAAGGCCCTAAAGCTAGAAGTACAAAGCAAAAAGCCAGAATTGATCGCGCTCATGCTCTAAGAGACACTGAGTTTAAAGACATTAATGGTAAGGTAGATATTTCTACTGTTGGCCGTCGGATTGGTAAGAAGGTTATTGATCTCAAAAATGTTAGTAAGGGATACAATAACCGGACTTTAATTCATGATTTTACCTATGAATTTAGTCCAGAAGATCGAATTGGCATTATTGGCGGCAATGGTGCAGGAAAATCTACTTTAATGGATATTATGACTGCCAGAATTAAACCAGATTCTGGGACTGTAGAAATTGGGACTACAATTCATATTGGTTATTTTAACCAACATTCAGAAGAATTATTGACAGCGGTAAATGAAGATCAGCGAGTGATTGATTATATTAAGGAAGAAGGGGAATTTATTCAAATATCCGACGGTACAAAAATCACTGCTTCCCAAATGTTGGAAAGATTTTTGTTTCCAGGAAATCAACAATATGCACCCATTAATAAACTTTCTGGGGGAGAAAAACGCCGTTTATATTTATTGCGTATTCTCATTAGTGCGCCCAATGTTTTGATTTTAGATGAACCAACTAATGATTTAGATGTGCAGACATTAGCGGTATTAGAAGACTATTTAGAGGATTTTAATGGTTGTGTGATTGTAGTTTCTCATGATCGTTACTTCTTAGATAGAACAGTAGATAGAATTTTTGCTTTAGAAGAAGGTGGAGGTTTACGTCAATATCCGGGGAATTATTCCATTTATTTAGATTATAAAAAAGCTGAAGAATCCCATAGCCTGCGTGGCGTAGCCATACAACAGGAAACGCAAAAAACTGTAATTGTAGAAAAAGTTATATCTCCAGTTATCGAGACTAAAAAAGTCCGCAGGTTATCCAATTGGGAAAGACGGGAATTGGAAGAATTGGAAGAAAAAATTGCTAAGTTAGAAGCAAACAAAACAGCAGCAGAAAAAAAATTAGCAACTGTGGCTGGAAATTTTAGCCAAGTTCAAAAGCTATATGAAGAGGTAGAAACTCTGAAGAAAAATATTGATTCAGCTACAGAACGCTGGTTAGAATTAGCGGAAATGGAGTAA
- a CDS encoding DUF1824 family protein, with protein sequence MSTPNHQQLTLQEAKKILNKFNCLDIAPILKPSEKVVTSEALIFLTSLTDYQILGICADTAAEGILAMKTYSRALGYQAPTDLPEPDGPVYIKLNGKNGLCYLDSYAGHHRGVLVSCQCYQEGGVNEMYGHLPLDLFV encoded by the coding sequence ATGTCTACTCCCAATCACCAGCAACTCACACTCCAAGAAGCCAAAAAAATACTCAACAAATTTAACTGTCTGGATATTGCTCCCATTCTCAAACCGTCAGAAAAAGTTGTTACCAGTGAGGCATTAATTTTTCTCACCAGCCTGACTGATTACCAAATTTTAGGTATTTGTGCTGATACAGCCGCAGAAGGAATTTTAGCCATGAAAACCTATTCTCGCGCTTTGGGTTATCAAGCACCAACTGATTTACCAGAACCAGACGGACCTGTTTACATTAAGTTAAATGGCAAAAATGGTTTGTGTTATCTCGATTCCTATGCTGGACATCATCGGGGAGTGTTAGTATCTTGCCAGTGCTATCAAGAGGGAGGAGTTAACGAAATGTATGGACATTTACCCCTCGATTTATTTGTCTAG
- a CDS encoding ABC transporter ATP-binding protein: MPFTYPRLSKRRKHSVRPLQRLFKYGHQYIKQIRLAIGASILNKVFDLAPPVLIGIAVDVVVKQQDSIIARLGVKDIYGQFLILSLLTVITWVLESLFEYALKLLWRNLGQNIQHNLRLDAYKHLQELELAYFEERSTGGLMSILSDDINQLERFLDVGANDITQVVTTIIVVGTAFFILAPSVAGMAILPMPFILAGSVVFQKFLAPRYAEVREKVGLLNGRLSNNLSGIITIKSFTSEAYEATRVESDSNAYRQSNAKAIALSAGYVPIIRMFILIAFTILLVFGGMAAVEGRLAVGAYSSLVFLVQLLLWPLTRLGDTFDLYQRAMASTNRVMDLLDTPIAIHPGNIDLPVDMIRGALEFQNVTFAYQNRTPVIDNLSLEIPAGNTIAIVGSTGSGKSTLVKLLLRFYEVQNGKITLDGIDLQQLNLRDLRRSIGLVSQDVFLFHGTVGENIAYGTFTATNENIIMAAKIAEAHDFIMSLPQGYGTIVGERGQKLSGGQRQRIAIARAVLKDPPILILDEATSAVDNETEAAIQRSLERITVNRTTIAIAHRLSTIRNADCIYVMEYGKLVEAGTHEQLLEKNGIYTSLWRVQSGLK, encoded by the coding sequence ATGCCATTTACATATCCCCGATTATCAAAAAGGCGTAAACATTCTGTTCGTCCCCTCCAGCGTTTGTTTAAATATGGACATCAGTATATTAAACAAATTCGTTTGGCCATTGGTGCTTCTATTCTCAATAAAGTTTTTGATTTAGCACCACCAGTATTAATTGGGATTGCGGTAGATGTGGTAGTTAAGCAACAAGATTCTATCATTGCCCGATTAGGCGTAAAAGATATTTATGGGCAATTTCTGATTCTATCCTTGTTGACGGTGATTACTTGGGTATTAGAGTCGTTGTTTGAATATGCCCTTAAATTACTATGGCGCAATTTGGGACAGAATATTCAACATAATTTACGACTAGACGCATATAAACATTTACAAGAATTAGAATTAGCTTATTTTGAAGAACGCAGTACAGGTGGTTTAATGTCTATCCTCAGTGATGATATTAACCAATTAGAGCGATTTTTAGATGTAGGCGCAAATGATATTACCCAAGTAGTTACAACTATTATTGTTGTTGGGACTGCATTTTTTATTTTAGCACCTAGTGTGGCAGGGATGGCAATTTTGCCCATGCCATTTATTTTGGCTGGTTCGGTAGTTTTTCAGAAATTTCTTGCTCCTCGCTATGCTGAAGTTCGGGAAAAGGTAGGTTTATTAAATGGGAGATTATCTAATAATTTAAGTGGAATTATCACTATTAAAAGTTTTACATCAGAAGCTTATGAAGCCACTCGTGTAGAATCTGATAGTAATGCTTATCGCCAAAGTAATGCCAAAGCGATCGCTTTATCTGCGGGTTATGTTCCCATTATTAGGATGTTCATTTTAATAGCTTTTACAATATTGCTAGTATTTGGGGGTATGGCAGCAGTAGAAGGCAGATTGGCGGTAGGTGCTTACAGTTCTTTGGTATTTTTAGTTCAGCTTTTACTATGGCCATTAACCAGATTAGGAGATACTTTTGATTTATATCAAAGGGCAATGGCTTCTACTAATCGAGTCATGGACTTATTAGATACTCCCATTGCGATTCATCCCGGAAATATTGATTTACCTGTAGATATGATTCGGGGGGCTTTGGAATTTCAAAATGTCACCTTTGCTTATCAAAATAGAACCCCAGTTATTGACAATTTATCTTTAGAAATTCCGGCAGGAAATACAATTGCGATTGTGGGTTCAACAGGTTCTGGAAAAAGCACCTTGGTTAAACTATTGTTGCGTTTTTATGAAGTGCAAAATGGTAAAATTACTCTGGATGGGATTGATTTACAACAGTTAAATCTGCGAGATCTACGGCGCTCGATTGGTTTGGTGAGTCAGGATGTATTTTTATTTCATGGTACAGTGGGGGAAAATATAGCTTATGGGACTTTTACTGCTACCAATGAAAATATCATCATGGCAGCGAAAATAGCCGAGGCACATGATTTTATTATGAGTTTGCCCCAAGGTTATGGGACAATTGTCGGCGAACGGGGACAAAAGTTATCTGGAGGACAAAGACAACGGATTGCTATAGCTCGCGCAGTGTTGAAAGATCCACCAATTTTAATCTTAGATGAAGCTACCTCAGCAGTAGATAATGAAACCGAAGCCGCAATTCAGCGTTCTCTAGAGCGAATTACCGTTAATAGAACCACAATAGCGATCGCTCACCGTCTTTCCACAATTCGTAATGCTGATTGCATTTATGTCATGGAATATGGCAAATTAGTAGAAGCCGGAACTCATGAACAACTGTTAGAGAAAAACGGCATTTACACCAGTTTATGGCGTGTGCAATCTGGGTTAAAATAG
- a CDS encoding bifunctional sterol desaturase/short chain dehydrogenase encodes MILAQSLTIDAVLVNNCIQFTTWGFSSLLLAEIVRDVYHALCHQVTWLAKWHNKHHAVYRRDLTLFSQKAYVDSQLYHDIVESAILVVVLTIIALLAHQWGLWLGVAYAVTFLYGASLRYFQGTIDTDYNHLPGPLDTIPSFWWVNRTYHWRHHFDDVNAYYSGVFPLVDKILGTGLSLKGKTVALTGATGALGQALAAELLKHNAKVVALTTNPEKIAVQERVKVVKWELGNETQLQETLKKVDILIINHGVNVYGDRTSAAINNSYQVNTFSALELIDIFSATVTGAQDKATKEIWVNTSEAEVSPALSPLYELSKRALGDIVTLKRLDQVCVIRKLILGPFKSQLNPYGVMSALQVARGILFFAKRDVRNIIVTVNPLTYLLFPIKEFSTWLYYRLFSKDVKSE; translated from the coding sequence ATGATTTTGGCTCAAAGCTTAACTATTGATGCAGTTTTAGTAAACAACTGTATCCAGTTCACAACCTGGGGATTTTCTTCCCTCTTACTCGCAGAAATTGTCAGAGACGTTTATCATGCTTTGTGCCATCAAGTAACATGGTTAGCGAAATGGCATAATAAACATCATGCTGTATACCGTCGGGATTTAACTCTATTTTCCCAAAAAGCTTATGTAGATTCCCAGTTGTATCACGATATCGTCGAATCAGCGATACTGGTAGTCGTCTTAACAATAATTGCCTTACTAGCTCATCAATGGGGGTTATGGTTGGGAGTTGCTTATGCTGTTACTTTTTTATACGGTGCATCTTTGCGATATTTTCAAGGAACAATAGACACAGACTACAATCATTTACCCGGACCGTTAGACACAATTCCTTCTTTTTGGTGGGTAAATAGAACCTATCATTGGCGACATCATTTTGATGATGTTAATGCTTACTATAGTGGTGTTTTTCCCCTAGTAGATAAAATTTTGGGAACAGGACTTTCTCTTAAAGGTAAAACCGTAGCTTTAACTGGTGCAACAGGTGCATTAGGACAAGCATTAGCCGCAGAATTATTAAAGCATAATGCCAAAGTTGTGGCATTAACCACTAATCCTGAAAAAATCGCAGTTCAAGAGCGAGTCAAAGTTGTCAAATGGGAATTGGGTAATGAAACTCAACTACAAGAAACTTTAAAGAAAGTTGATATTCTCATTATCAATCATGGCGTAAATGTGTATGGAGATCGGACTTCTGCCGCCATTAACAATTCCTATCAAGTTAACACTTTTTCCGCTTTAGAATTGATAGATATTTTTTCTGCAACTGTCACAGGAGCGCAAGACAAAGCCACTAAAGAAATTTGGGTAAATACTTCGGAAGCGGAAGTTTCCCCAGCTTTAAGTCCCTTGTATGAACTGAGTAAAAGAGCATTAGGGGATATCGTCACTCTGAAACGATTAGATCAAGTTTGTGTAATTCGCAAATTAATTTTAGGGCCTTTCAAAAGTCAATTAAATCCCTACGGTGTCATGTCAGCTTTGCAAGTAGCACGGGGGATTTTGTTTTTTGCTAAACGGGATGTCAGAAATATTATTGTCACGGTAAATCCTTTGACTTATTTACTATTTCCTATCAAAGAATTTAGCACCTGGTTGTACTATCGTCTTTTTAGTAAAGATGTGAAAAGCGAATAA